A single region of the Papilio machaon chromosome 13, ilPapMach1.1, whole genome shotgun sequence genome encodes:
- the LOC106710626 gene encoding signal recognition particle receptor subunit beta → MESESEVIKEKIHTEPILNDPRYITLLSVIVLIFTFLFWWCFSRRRHLRRSVLLTGLSDSGKTLLFVRMAYSQYRQTFTSMRENVEDYFTSNKTLKIVDLPGQERLRNKFFDQYKNNAKAIVYVVDSVTIQKEIRDVAEYLYTILLDPVIQSNCPPLLILCNKQDQPMAKGSQVIKSLLEKELNLVRVTKSNQLQSVDSNQSNSSAYLGKLGKDFEFSHLGCRVDVAESSANTADDDNPTDIKALQDWISKL, encoded by the exons ATGGAGTCCGAATCAGAAgttataaaggaaaaaattcACACAGAACCAATATTAAATGACCCTAGATACATAACCTTATTGAGTGTGATAGTACttattttcacatttt TATTCTGGTGGTGTTTCTCCCGTCGCCGCCATCTGCGCAGATCAGTTCTTCTGACAGGTCTGTCGGATTCCGGTAAAACTTTGCTGTTTGTGAGGATGGCGTACTCACAGTATAGACAGACATTCACTTCTATGAGAGAAAATGTTGAGGATTATTTCACTTCTAAT AAAACTTTGAAGATTGTAGATCTGCCAGGTCAGGAGAGGCTAAGAAACAAGTTCTTTGACCAGTACAAGAATAATGCAAAGGCTATTGTGTATGTTGTAGACTCTGTGACTATACAAAAGGAGATAAGAGATGTTGCTGA GTATTTGTACACAATTCTCTTGGACCCTGTTATTCAGAGCAACTGCCCTCCTCTTCTAATCCTATGTAACAAACAGGATCAACCGATGGCAAAAGGAAGTCaggttataaagagtttactgGAAAAAGAACT tAACTTGGTACGTGTGACAAAATCCAATCAGTTGCAATCGGTTGACTCGAACCAGTCAAACAGTTCCGCATACCTCGGCAAGTTGGGCAAAGACTTTGAGTTCTCTCATCTCGGCTGTCGTGTTGACGTAGCCGAGAGCTCGGCTAACACGGCCGATGATGACAATCCTACTGACATAAAAGCTCTACAAGACTGGATCTCAAAACTTTAG